The following proteins are co-located in the Ursus arctos isolate Adak ecotype North America unplaced genomic scaffold, UrsArc2.0 scaffold_13, whole genome shotgun sequence genome:
- the ZNF292 gene encoding zinc finger protein 292 isoform X3, protein MICNLESEGDEKSALVLCTAFLSRQLQQGDMYCAWELTLFWSKLQQRVEPSIQVYLERCRQLSLLTKTVYHIFFLIKVINSETEGAGLATCIELCVKALRLESTENTEVKISICKTISCLLPDDLEVKRACQLSEFLIEPTVDAYYAVEMLYNQPDQKYDEENLPIPNSLRCELLLVLKTQWPFDPEFWDWKTLKRQCLALMGEEASIVSSIDELNDSEVYEKVVDYQEEIKETSMNGLSGGIGANSGLLKDICDEKQKKREIKQLRERGFISARFRNWQAYMQYCVLCDKEFLGHRIVRHAQKHYKDGIYSCPICAKNFNSKETFVPHVTLHVKQSSKERLAAMKPLRRLGRPPKITTTNENQKTNAVTKQEQRPIKKNSLYSTDFIVFNDNDGSDDENDDKDKSYEPEVIPVQKPVPVNEFNCPVTFCKKGFKYFKNLIAHVKGHKDNEDAKRFLEMQSKKVICQYCRRHFVSVTHLNDHLQMHCGSKPYICIQMKCKAGFNSYAELLTHRKEHQVFRAKCMFPKCGRIFSEAYLLYDHEAQHYNTYTCKFTGCGKVYRSQSELEKHLDDHSTPEKVLPPEDQRTSSGDCVQPSKVNPNTEVSIEKERSVLPSENNIENTLPADRSDAWDKSKTESAVAKQDQISASELGPADGPLSHGLENPVTTPLLQASEVAVSIKVSLNQGIEDNFGKQENSTVEGTGESLVTNLHTPVENTCNDLCRPGFQERKEQDCFNEAQITQNSLVNSETLKIGDLTPQNLERQVNNLMTFSVQNQAGFQNSLPASKFECGGNVKTSSSLYNLPLKTLESITFVPPQPNPSSSLGTPSVPPKAPVQKFSCQVEGCTRTYNSSQSIGKHMKTAHPDQYAAFKMQRKSKKGQKSNNLNTPNNGKFVYFLPSQVSSSNNAFFTPQTKANGNPTCSNQLQHVSPSVFPAHLTSVSTPLLPSVESVINPNIPSQDKNEQGGGIICSQMENLSATTLPAQMEDLTKTVLPLNIDSGSDPFLPLPAESSSMSLFPSPADSGANSVFSQLENNTNHFSSQIEGNTNSSFLKGGNGENAVFPSQVNVANDFNSTSAQQSGPEKVKKDRGRGPNGKERKPKHNKRAKWPAIIRDGKFICSRCYRAFTNPRSLGGHLSKRSYCKPLDGAEIAQELLQNNGQPSLLASMILSTNAVNLQQPQQSAFNPEACFKDPSFLQLLAAENRSSAFLPNTFPRTGVTGFSTSVSQEGSEIIKQALETAGIPSTFEGAEMLSHVPTGCVSDAQVNATVMPNPPVPPLLQTVCHPNPLLTNQNRTPNSKTSSIEECSSLPVFPTNDLLLKTVENGLCSSSFPNSNGPSQNFASNSSRVSVISGPQNTRSSHLNKKGNSASKRRKKVAPPLIAPNASQNLVTSDLTAMGLIAKSIEIPTSNLHSNVIPNCEPQGLVENLTQKLNNVDNQLFITDVKENFKTNLESHTVLAPLTLKTENGDSQMMALNSCTTSINSDLQISEDNVIQNFEKTLEIIKSAMNSQILEVKSGSHGVGETSQNAQINYNIQLPSVNTVQNNKLPDSSQFSSFIGVIPAKSNIPPSEVLHKEDQIQEILEGLQKLKLENDLSTPASQCVLINTSVTLTPTPVKPIPNVTVVQPVSEMISNIQFSDKVNKPFVCQNQGCNYSAMTKDALFKHYGKIHQYTPEMILEIKKNQLKFAPFKCVVPTCTKTFTRNSNLRAHCQLVHHFTTEEMVKLKIKRPYGRKSQSENLSAPRITQVKRQLTMTEENKREFQPALDLGAMKENALINVAVIPEKQLVEKKSPEKIESSLQGITLTSEQCNTNSLTNIQTKGRKIRRLKKEKEEKKRKKPVSPSLEFPTRYSPYRPYRCVHQGCFAAFTIQQNLILHYQAVHKSDLPAFSAEVEEEGEAGKESEEIETKQTVKEFRCQVSDCSRIFQAITGLIQHYMKLHEMTPEEIESMTASVDVGKFPCDQLECKSSFTTYLNYVVHLEADHGIGIRGSKTEEDGIYKCDCEGCDRIYATRSNLLRHIFNKHNDKHKAHLIRPRRLTPGQENISSKANQEKTKSKHRGTKHRSGKEGIKMPKTKRKKKNNLENKTAKIVQIEENKPYSLKRGKHVYSIKARNDALSECTSRFVTQYPCMIKGCTSVVTSESNIIRHYKCHKLSKAFTSQHRNLLIVFKRCCNSQLKDTSEQEGGKSDVKNSDSCVSESNDNSRTATVLQRESEKNEKDEMDELTELFITKLINEDNASVETQAHTSSNVSNDFQENNPCQSEKQKTSNLKRVNKEKNVSQNKKRKVEKAEPASAVELSSTHKEEETAVAIQTTEEHPASFDWSSFKPMGFEVSFLKFLEESAVKQKKNSDKDHPNSGNKKGSHSNSRKNIDKTAVTSGNHVCSCKESETFVQFANPSQLQCSDNVKIVLDKTLKDCTELVLKQLQEMKPTVSLTKLEVHSNDADVSVMKEISMGKATGRGQY, encoded by the exons ggaactcaCTCTCTTTTGGAGTAAATTACAGCAAAGAGTAGAACCATCTATACAAGTGTACCTAGAGAGATGTCGGCAGCTGTCTCTGTTAACCAAGACggtatatcacattttcttcctGATTAAAGTTATTAATTCAGAG ACTGAAGGGGCTGGACTTGCCACCTGTATAGAATTATGTGTAAAAGCCCTTCGTTTGGAATCTACAGAAAATACTGAAGTGAAAATATCTATTTGCAAGACCATTTCATGCTTGTTGCCTGATGATCTGGAAGTTAAACGTGCTTGTCAACTGAGTGAATTTCTTATTGAGCCTACAGTGGATGCATATTATGCTGTGGAAATGCTGTATAACCAGCCAGACCAGAAATATGATGAAGAGAATCTTCCAATACCAAATTCTCTACGCTGTGAGCTCTTACTTGTATTGAAAACTCAGTGGCCCTTTGATCCAGAATTCTGGGATTGGAAAACGTTAAAACGGCAATGTCTTGCATTAATGGGGGAGGAAGCATCTATTGTGTCTTCAATAGATGAACTAAATGACAGTGAAGTTTATGAGAAAGTAGTGGACTACCAGGAAGAGATTAAAGAAACTTCTATGAATGGACTTTCTGGTGGAATTGGTGCTAATTCTGGCCTTCTTAAAGACATCTGTGATGaaaagcagaagaagagagagataaaacAATTAAGAGAGAGGGGATTTATTTCTGCTAGGTTTAGGAATTGGCAAGCCTACATGCAGTATTGTGTGCTATGTGACAAAGAATTCCTTGGTCACAGAATAGTACGACATGCTCAAAAACATTACAAAGATGGGATTTACAGTTGCCCTATATGTGCAAAGAACTTCAATTCTAAAGAAACTTTTGTCCCTCATGTCACATTGCATGTTAAACAGTCTAGTAAAGAGAGACTAGCAGCTATGAAACCATTAAGAAGATTGGGGAGGCCACCTAAGATCACAACTACCAATGAGAATCAGAAGACTAATGCTGTGACCAAGCAGGAACAGCGGCCTATAAAAAAGAATAGTCTTTATTCAACAGACTTCATAGTGTTTAATGACAATGATGGTTCAGATGATGAGAATGATGACAAAGATAAATCTTATGAACCAGAAGTGATCCCAGTTCAGAAACCAGTACCTGTTAATGAATTTAATTGCCCTGTAACTTTTTGTAAAAAGGGctttaagtactttaaaaatttaattgctCATGTAAAGGGGCATAAGGATAATGAAGATGCCAAGCGCTTTCttgaaatgcaaagcaaaaaagTCATTTGCCAGTACTGTAGACGGCATTTTGTAAGTGTTACTCATCTTAATGATCACCTACAAATGCACTGTGGCAGTAAACCATATATCTGTATACAGATGAAATGTAAGGCTGGTTTTAATAGTTACGCAGAGCTCTTAACACACCGAAAGGAACATCAAGTCTTTAGAGCAAAGTGTATGTTTCCTAAATGCGGCAGAATTTTTTCAGAAGCTTATTTACTGTATGATCATGAAGCACAGCATTATAATACCTATACTTGTAAGTTCACAGGTTGTGGTAAAGTTTATCGTTCTCAGAGTGAGCTGGAAAAGCACCTGGACGATCACAGTACTCCTGAGAAAGTGCTGCCTCCTGAAGACCAACGTACTTCATCTGGAGATTGTGTTCAGCCTTCTAAAGTGAATCCGAACACAGAAGTGAGCATCGAGAAAGAGAGGTCTGTGCTTCCTTCAGAAAATAACATTGAAAACACCTTACCTGCAGATAGAAGTGATGCTTGGgataaaagcaaaacagaatcaGCTGTGGCCAAACAAGACCAGATTTCTGCATCAGAGCTCGGGCCAGCTGATGGACCATTGTCACATGGTTTGGAGAACCCTGTGACTACTCCTCTGCTTCAGGCCAGTGAAGTAGCTGTGTCCATTAAAGTGTCCCTCAATCAGGGGATCGAGGATAACTTTGGAAAGCAAGAAAACTCAACTGTGGAAGGCACTGGTGAATCACTGGTCACAAACTTACATACACCAGTTGAAAATACTTGTAACGATTTGTGTCGTCCAGgctttcaagaaagaaaagaacaggatTGCTTTAATGAAGCCCAGATTACTCAGAATTCTTTAGTAAATTCAGAAACCCTCAAAATAGGTGACCTTACCCCACAAAACTTAGAAAGACAAGTGAATAATCTGATGACCTTTTCTGTGCAAAATCAGGCAGGATTTCAAAACAGTTTACCAGCTTCCAAGTTTGAATGTGGAGGTAATGTTAAAACATCATCCAGTCTTTATAATTTACCTCTTAAGACATTGGAAAGTATCACATTTGTTCCACCACAGCCCAACCCAAGTAGTTCTTTAGGAACTCCATCAGTGCCTCCAAAAGCGCCAGTTCAGAAATTCAGTTGCCAGGTTGAGGGATGTACTCGAACCTATAATTCTTCACAGAGTATTGGGAAACACATGAAGACAGCACACCCTGACCAGTATGCTGCATTTAAAATGCAACGCAAAAGTAAAAAAGGTCAGAAGTCTAACAACTTAAATACACCAAATAATggaaagtttgtttattttttgccatCACAGGTGAGCAGCTCTAACAATGCATTTTTTACACCACAGACCAAAGCCAACGGGAATCCTACTTGTTCAAATCAGTTGCAGCATGTCTCGCCTTCCGTTTTTCCAGCTCATTTAACAAGTGTGTCAACTCCACTGTTGCCCTCAGTGGAAAGTGTCATAAATCCAAATATACCTTCTCAGGATAAAAATGAACAAGGTGGTGGTATTATATGTTCCCAAATGGAAAATTTATCTGCTACTACCTTGCCAGCACAAATGGAAGATCTAACCAAAACAGTTTTGCCTTTGAATATTGACAGTGGCTCagatcctttccttcctctccctgcagaaAGTAGTTCAATGTCTCTCTTCCCTTCACCAGCAGATAGTGGGGCTAATTCTGTTTTTTCCCAACtggaaaataatacaaatcaTTTTTCCTCACAGATTGAAGGAAACACTAATTCCTCCTTTCTAAAGGGAGGTAATGGTGAAAATGCAGTTTTTCCTTCACAAGTCAATGTTGCAAATGACTTTAATAGCACCAGTGCCCAACAGTCTGgacctgaaaaagttaaaaaagaccGTGGGCGGGGCCcaaatgggaaggaaagaaaacccaagcACAACAAAAGGGCTAAATGGCCCGCAATTATCAGAGATGGGAAATTTATCTGTAGCAGGTGTTACAGGGCTTTTACTAATCCCAGATCTCTGGGTGGACACTTGTCTAAGCGATCTTACTGTAAACCACTGGATGGAGCAGAAATTGCTCAAGAACTTCTACAGAATAATGGACAGCCTTCTCTTCTTGCCAGCATGATTCTCTCCACAAATGCAGTAAATTTGCAGCAGCCTCAACAATCTGCCTTCAATCCAGAAGCATGTTTTAAAGATCCATCGTTCCTGCAACTTCTTGCTGCTGAAAATCGCTCATCAGCATTTTTACCAAATACATTTCCTCGGACTGGTGTGACTGGCTTTAGTACCAGTGTTAGTCAAGAAGGAAGTGAAATTATTAAACAGGCTTTGGAAACTGCTGGCATTCCCAGTACATTTGAGGGTGCCGAAATGCTTTCTCATGTTCCAACAGGTTGTGTTTCAGATGCACAAGTAAATGCAACAGTGATGCCAAATCCACCTGTGCCTCCCCTGTTGCAAACTGTATGCCACCCAAACCCCCTGCTGACAAACCAGAATAGGACACCAAACTCCAAAACTTCCTCCATTGAGGAATGCAGCAGTTTGCCTGTTTTCCCAACAAATGACTTACTACTGAAGACCGTTGAAAATGGTTTGTGTTCTAGTTCATTCCCTAATTCTAATGGGCCATCACAAAATTTTGCCAGTAACAGTTCACGTGTTTCAGTTATAAGTGGTCCTCAGAACACGAGGTCtagtcatttaaataaaaagggaaacagtgcttcaaagagaagaaagaaagttgCTCCTCCCCTAATTGCACCTAATGCTTCCCAAAACTTGGTAACAAGTGACTTAACGGCAATGGGACTTATAGCAAAGAGTATTGAGATACCAACTAGTAACCTCCATTCAAATGTAATTCCAAATTGTGAGCCTCAGGGTTTGGTGGAAAACCTaacacagaaattaaataatgttGACAATCAGTTATTTATTACTGATgtgaaagaaaactttaaaaccaaTCTAGAGTCCCATACAGTGTTAGCTCCTTTaacattaaaaactgaaaatggtgATTCCCAAATGATGGCTTTGAATTCATGCACAACTTCAATAAATTCTGATTTGCAGATTTCTGAAGACAATGTCATACAAAACTTTGAAAAGACTCTTGAAATTATTAAAAGTGCTATGAATTCTCAGATACTTGAGGTAAAAAGTGGATCTCACGGTGTTGGTGAAACATCACAGAATGCTCAAATAAATTACAACATTCAGCTTCCTTCAGTAAACACTGTACAAAATAACAAGTTACCTGATTCTTCTCAGTTTTCTTCCTTCATAGGTGTCATACCAGCAAAAAGTAACATTCCTCCATCCGAAGTATTACACAAGGAGGATCAAATACAGGAAATTTTAGAAGGcttgcagaaattaaaattagaaaatgaccTGTCCACTCCAGCATCTCAATGTGTACTAATAAATACATCAGTGACACTGACTCCCACTCCTGTTAAACCAATTCCAAATGTCACAGTTGTTCAGCCAGTTTCTGAAATGATTAGCAACATTCAGTTTAGTGACAAAGTTAATAAACCTTTTGTGTGTCAAAACCAGGGCTGTAATTACAGTGCTATGACAAAGGATGCTTTATTTAAACACTATGGTAAGATTCATCAGTACACTCCAGAGATGATTCTTGAAATTAAGAAGAATCAGTTGAAGTTTGCTCCATTTAAATGTGTAGTACCTACCTGTACAAAAACATTTACAAGAAATTCTAATCTCCGGGCACACTGCCAATTGGTCCATCATTTTACAACAGAAGAAATggtaaagttaaaaataaaaaggccttATGGAAGAAAATCTCAGAGTGAAAATTTGTCAGCCCCACGAATTACACAAGTAAAAAGACAGCTAACTAtgacagaggaaaataaaagggaattcCAGCCTGCTTTAGACTTGGGAGCAATGAAGGAAAATGCCCTCATTAATGTAGCAGTGATCCCAGAAAAACAacttgtagaaaaaaaaagtcctgaaaaaatagaaagttccTTGCAAGGGATCACACTTACTTCAGAACAATGTAATACAAATTCTCTCACAAACATACAAACCAAAGGACGGAAAATTAggagacttaaaaaagaaaaggaagagaaaaaacgcAAGAAGCCAGTTTCTCCCTCCCTTGAGTTTCCAACAAGGTACAGTCCCTACAGACCTTATCGATGTGTTCACCAGGGTTGTTTTGCTGCTTTTACTATACAGCAAAACTTAATTCTGCATTACCAGGCTGTACACAAGTCAGATCTACCTGCATTTTCTGCAGAAGTTGAAGAAGAAGGTGAAGCTGGTAAGGAAAGTGAAGAAATTGAAACTAAACAGACTGTGAAAGAATTTCGGTGTCAGGTGAGTGACTGTTCTCGAATTTTCCAAGCAATTACTGGCCTGATACAGCACTACATGAAACTTCATGAAATGACTCCTGAGGAAATTGAAAGTATGACTGCTTCTGTGGATGTTGGAAAATTTCCATGTGACCAGTTAGAGTGTAAGTCTTCATTTACCACATATTTGAACTATGTTGTTCATCTTGAGGCAGATCATGGAATTGGGATAAGGGGAAGTAAAACTGAAGAAGATGGCATATACAAGTGTGACTGTGAAGGCTGTGACCGTATATATGCAACTCGGTCAAATCTCCTCCGACACATTTTTAATAAGCATAATGACAAACATAAAGCTCATTTGATTCGGCCAAGAAGATTAACACCTGGTCAGGAAAATATATCAAGCAAAGCAAACCAAGAAAAGACAAAGTCTAAGCATCGGGGGACAAAACACAGATCTGGAAAGGAAGGAATCAAAATGCCTAAGACgaaacgaaagaaaaaaaataatttagaaaacaaGACTGCAAAAATTGTGCAGATTGAAGAAAATAAGCCTTATTCTCTGAAACGTGGAAAGCACGTATATTCTATAAAGGCTAGAAATGATGCCTTATCTGAGTGTACAAGcagatttgtgacccagtatccATGTATGATAAAAGGGTGTACATCAGTTGTTACAAGTGAAAGCAATATAATTAGACATTATAAATGCCATAAATTATCAAAGGCATTTACATCACAACACCGTAATCTTCTCATTGTCTTCAAACGGTGTTGCAACTCACAATTAAAGGACACTTCTGAACAAGAAGGTGGTAAGAGTGATGTGAAAAATTCTGATTCATGTGTATCAGAGAGCAACGATAACTCCAGAACAGCTACAGTTCTACAGAGGGAAAGTGAAAAAAACGAAAAAGACGAAATGGATGAGCTAACAGaattatttattacaaaattaataaatgaagacAATGCAAGTGTGGAGACCCAAGCTCATACCTCTTCAAATGTAAGTAAtgattttcaggaaaataatCCCTGCcagtcagaaaaacaaaaaacaagtaatttgaagagagttaataaagaaaaaaatgtctcccaaaataaaaagagaaaagttgaaaAAGCAGAACCAGCATCGGCAGTTGAGTTAAGTAGTACGCATAAAGAAGAAGAGACTGCTGTTGCAATTCAAACTACAGAGGAGCATCCTGCATCTTTTGACTGGAGCTCATTTAAACCAATGGGATTCGAAGTATCATTTCTGAAGTTTCTTGAGGAGTCTGcagtgaagcagaagaaaaattctgACAAAGACCATCCAAATAGTGGAAATAAGAAAGGATCCCAttcaaattcaagaaaaaatattgataagACTGCTGTGACTAGTGGAAATCATGTATGTTCTTGTAAAGAAAGTGAAACCTTTGTACAGTTTGCCAATCCATCACAGCTTCAGTGCAGTGATAATGTAAAAATTGTTTTAGACAAGACTCTTAAAGATTGCACTGAACTTGTGTTAAAACAACTTCAGGAAATGAAACCTACCGTCAGTCTGACAAAACTTGAAGTACATTCAAATGATGCAGATGTGTCTGTTATGAAAGAAATTAGTATGGGTAAAGCCACAGGTAGAGGGCAGTACTGA